One Microbacterium marinum genomic window, GAAGCGCGCGTCGCCCTGGCGCACGCCCTCGCCCTGAGCCTTCCCGGTGTGCCGATGCTGTGGTTGGGCGACGAGGTCGGGCAGCTCAACGACGACAGCCACCGCGACGACCCGGAACGGCGAGACGATCCGCGATGGCTGCACCGCGGTCAGAAGCCTCGCGACCTCTACGCGGCTCGCCACGACACCGGATCCGCCGCCGGGCGCGTCTTCCAGACGATCACCAAGCTGATCGCCGTGCGCCACACGACACCCGAATTCGACGGCTCCTGCCTGGTGGATTTCGAAGTGCCCGCCGAATCGATCGTGGCCTTCCAGCGCCCCGGCGATGACGGGGTGGTCCTCGTCATCGCCAACGTCGGCTCCGCCGCGGCATCCATCCCCGCCGTGACCTTCTCGGGATTCGATGCGGATGCCGAAGACCTCGTCGACGGCATCCGCATCGACCTCGCGGAGGACCTGGAGCTCGCACCCTACGAGGTGCGCTGGCTCCGCGTGGTCCCGCGGAGCTGACTCAGTCCTCGACCACCCGGACGGTGACGTCGATGTTGCCGCGCGTCGCGTTGGAGTAGGGGCAGACCTGGTGCGCGGCGTCGGCGATCCGCTGCGCCTGCTCCGGGTCGAGGTGCGGGATGACGACCTCGAGCTCGACGGCGAGGCCGAACCCGCCCTGCCCGTTCGAGCCGATGTGCACCCGGGCGCCGACGCTCGTGTCCTCGAGCTTCACCTTCTCGGCGCGGGCGACGGACTGCAGCGCGCTGTGGAAGCACGCCGCGTAGCCCGCGGCGAAGAGCAGCTCGGGGTTCGGAGCGCCGCCGGGCCCGCCCATCTCGGTGGGGATGCGGACATCGGTGTCGATCAGTCCGTCGCGCGTGCTGACGTGGCCGTTGCGGCCGTCGCCGATCGCGAGTGCCTCTGCGGTGTAGATGGCGTCCATGACTGTTCCTTTCCTCAGGAGGCCGCGGCCTCGTTGTTGGCTCTGATGGCGGCGTTGAGCGCGTGTACGGCGTCGAGCACCGCGCGTGCGCCGTCGCCGGTGAGTCCCGTGCAGCGGGCGATCTCGACGCCGACGTCGCGCATCTCGGCGCGCATCTCCCGACCCGCCGCGGTCAGCGTGATCTCCACGACGCGGTCGTCCTCGGGGCGTCGGGTGCGGGCGACGAGGTCACGGGCCTCGAGGCGGCGCAGCAACGGCGACAGCGTGCCCGAGTCGAGGAAGAGCTGCTCCCCCAACTCCGAGACCGTTCGAGGCTCGGCATCCCACAGGGCGACCAGGACGAGGTACTGCGGGTAGGTCAGCTTCCACGGCGCGAGCACCCGGCGGTACGCCTGGCCGAACGCGTGGCTGGCCGAGTACATGCCGAAGCAGACCATGTCGTCGATCACGCTCATACCCCTAGAGTTGCACGCAATTGAGTTGCGCACAACCTGTCACGGCGACGACGCGAGCGCCACAGTTCCCCGCCCGCGTGCGTCAACGGGAAAAGCCCCGCCGGAGCGGGGCTTTTCAGGACTGTCTCAACACAGTGTGCGCCCGAAGGGACTCGAACCCCTAACCTTCTGATCCGTAGTCAGATGCTCTATCCATTGAGCTACGGGCGCATGGCCCGTGTTTCAGGGCCGAGGACCAGAGTACCCCACGCACGGCCCGACCCGAAATCGGCGCGGCTACTCGAGCTCGCTGAGGTCGACAGCGCCACGGTCGGCGGTCTCCACGGGCGGCGGCTCTACCCCTTCCGCGCGCAGCGCCTGCTGCTTAGCGACGCTCCGCCGATGCGCGCGGAGCTTCGGCAGATCGACGAGGCGGAGGGCCTGCATCCGCGCGCCGCGCATGCGCTCGTAGTCGGCGTCGAGGTCGGGACGCGCGGCCGAG contains:
- a CDS encoding organic hydroperoxide resistance protein codes for the protein MDAIYTAEALAIGDGRNGHVSTRDGLIDTDVRIPTEMGGPGGAPNPELLFAAGYAACFHSALQSVARAEKVKLEDTSVGARVHIGSNGQGGFGLAVELEVVIPHLDPEQAQRIADAAHQVCPYSNATRGNIDVTVRVVED
- a CDS encoding MarR family winged helix-turn-helix transcriptional regulator; protein product: MSVIDDMVCFGMYSASHAFGQAYRRVLAPWKLTYPQYLVLVALWDAEPRTVSELGEQLFLDSGTLSPLLRRLEARDLVARTRRPEDDRVVEITLTAAGREMRAEMRDVGVEIARCTGLTGDGARAVLDAVHALNAAIRANNEAAAS